The following are encoded together in the Vibrio zhugei genome:
- a CDS encoding bifunctional metallophosphatase/5'-nucleotidase: MLGLPKFFSIMCLLFSLPVNAGLQHLSIVYTGYLPHLQASSGSYAQLGTLLKQQRQHHSTLFLFGGASLAPSLMSSLDRGAHIIDILNNLQPDAMAISGRELIYSIDELSLRAHEAAFPMILSNATDTLTGNHIDDIDAQLIINKQGMNIGLLSVMDYHSIMGYKLSRLHIDDSMAHIAMQAKKLRQQGADFVILMASHGVQYTQALLEQSIINLALRSNPYLDAPSTAQVYAKNNHEIYLKKHGSAAVITLSWPTGTHTITDFTTQFIPLSSLPEEPRIKQYTNIYTQRFSTLFDHKITVLTTPIDLHYSVLRTTENAFGNLVADAMRIESNADIAIINSGAIRSNAYFPAGHTLTNGDVMAALPFRDKIKVLKVTGQQIKDSLEVGVSVISPSSGSFPQVSGMHFHVDQSKPPGARIEDLTINNHPIEKNKEYTLATTTFLYHGGDGYRPLLSALEIGFSQQVTPLISDIVISHLNGKPTLSVKRDLRIVLSNGEHHD, encoded by the coding sequence ATGCTTGGTTTGCCTAAGTTCTTTAGTATCATGTGTTTGCTTTTTAGCCTCCCTGTCAATGCAGGCTTGCAACACTTAAGCATTGTGTATACTGGTTACCTTCCTCATCTACAGGCCTCATCGGGCAGTTATGCTCAGCTTGGTACGTTACTCAAACAGCAACGTCAGCATCACTCCACACTCTTTCTATTCGGTGGGGCGAGTTTAGCTCCGAGTTTAATGTCTTCTCTCGACCGAGGGGCTCATATCATAGACATTCTCAACAACTTGCAGCCTGATGCGATGGCCATTTCAGGCAGAGAATTGATCTACTCGATTGATGAACTCTCTTTGCGGGCCCATGAAGCCGCTTTCCCTATGATTTTAAGTAATGCCACCGATACCTTAACGGGAAATCACATCGATGACATCGACGCACAGTTAATCATCAACAAGCAAGGCATGAACATTGGGCTGCTATCGGTGATGGATTATCACAGTATCATGGGTTATAAGCTGTCCCGCTTACACATCGATGACTCGATGGCACACATTGCGATGCAAGCGAAAAAGCTTCGCCAACAAGGCGCGGACTTTGTTATTCTCATGGCATCCCACGGTGTGCAATACACTCAAGCCCTTTTAGAGCAATCCATTATCAATTTAGCGTTGCGCTCCAATCCGTATCTCGATGCGCCATCCACAGCGCAGGTTTATGCGAAAAACAACCATGAGATTTATCTAAAAAAACATGGGAGTGCGGCCGTGATTACGCTCAGTTGGCCAACAGGTACGCACACAATAACGGACTTTACCACGCAATTTATTCCGCTATCGAGCTTACCGGAAGAGCCTAGAATCAAGCAGTATACGAATATCTATACTCAGCGTTTTTCAACCTTATTTGATCACAAAATCACGGTACTCACTACCCCAATCGATCTTCATTATTCGGTGTTGAGAACCACTGAAAACGCTTTTGGTAATCTAGTGGCTGATGCCATGCGTATCGAAAGCAATGCCGACATCGCCATCATTAATAGTGGTGCGATCCGTAGTAACGCCTATTTTCCCGCTGGACATACCTTAACCAATGGCGATGTTATGGCCGCCCTACCGTTTCGCGATAAAATTAAAGTCCTAAAAGTGACAGGACAGCAAATCAAAGACAGTTTAGAAGTGGGGGTGAGTGTGATTTCCCCGTCGTCTGGAAGTTTTCCTCAAGTATCAGGCATGCACTTTCATGTGGATCAGTCGAAACCGCCGGGCGCGCGTATCGAAGATTTAACGATCAATAATCATCCTATTGAAAAAAATAAAGAATATACGCTCGCCACCACCACCTTTTTATATCACGGTGGGGATGGATACCGTCCGCTCCTCAGCGCGTTAGAAATCGGGTTTAGTCAGCAAGTCACCCCCCTTATTTCGGATATTGTGATCAGCCACTTAAATGGTAAACCCACGTTATCCGTTAAACGTGATCTGCGAATTGTGTTGTCAAATGGAGAGCATCATGATTAA
- a CDS encoding sensor domain-containing diguanylate cyclase, with the protein MINRLISKINLNTPSKHYSLASIINVGILMFICSMLILALTTYAKLKTFEKTIESIRHQSLPSIIVASNLYAHMNLLQNQTDRLAMSNSNAMRRIALKGIESQMQYSYERELSAAQHAYHHSQFALFQKKIDKLDGLVVKKLEIKKQLTQKQDQLYELHDVVNLPLDRFQHKTAIRQIQMAFANMLILTGKTLTLDKLHSIQQQRQQLALQLADLNTLIDTQTPDIQRLFKQPYQNLQSIVMSEKNGVLALRIEQLKLRGRIRGLGNLISNLINDYSRLMEFQSYQLNQKVLANVSKNTSLVKQHLKQASLTFTGVFIAYILFAFFIHHFLIKRLKKLNEEVYLRRRNKTQEITISGQDEITQLAKSFLKYAQTIEQQKTTLQSMTQRDQLTGIANRRAFDAYYTQTANLCQRQQQPLAIMLLDVDYFKAFNDNYGHVEGDRCLQQVAALLQNQVPRKSDLVARYGGEEFVILLPNTPEEGVRVVADNILNAFNHRRIPHHFSQIEKHVTISIGIAISHQEGQDLIPPTLNEADQALYQAKGAGRNCWKQYTHKL; encoded by the coding sequence ATGATTAACAGGTTGATCTCAAAAATTAATCTCAACACACCGTCCAAACACTATTCCTTAGCCAGTATCATCAATGTTGGCATACTGATGTTCATCTGCTCAATGCTGATTTTAGCGCTCACTACCTACGCAAAGTTAAAAACGTTTGAGAAAACCATTGAGTCTATCCGTCATCAATCTCTTCCTAGTATTATTGTGGCGAGTAATCTGTATGCACATATGAATTTATTGCAAAATCAGACCGATAGACTGGCAATGTCAAACTCAAATGCCATGCGACGTATTGCCCTAAAAGGGATTGAATCTCAAATGCAGTATTCCTATGAGCGTGAACTCTCTGCAGCTCAACACGCTTACCATCACTCACAATTCGCTCTTTTTCAGAAAAAAATCGATAAACTCGACGGATTAGTGGTGAAAAAACTCGAGATCAAAAAACAACTGACCCAAAAACAAGACCAATTGTATGAGTTACATGATGTGGTAAACCTGCCACTTGATCGTTTTCAACACAAAACGGCAATTAGACAAATTCAAATGGCTTTTGCGAATATGCTTATTTTGACAGGCAAAACACTGACCTTAGATAAGTTGCACTCCATTCAGCAACAACGTCAGCAGTTGGCTCTCCAATTAGCGGATTTAAACACGCTCATTGATACGCAAACGCCAGACATCCAACGCCTATTTAAACAGCCGTATCAAAACCTGCAATCGATTGTCATGTCGGAAAAAAACGGTGTCTTAGCATTGCGCATCGAACAATTGAAGTTAAGAGGGAGAATTCGTGGACTGGGCAACCTCATTAGCAATCTTATCAACGATTACTCACGCCTAATGGAGTTTCAATCTTACCAATTGAATCAAAAAGTATTGGCCAATGTGTCGAAAAACACATCCCTGGTAAAACAACACCTTAAACAAGCAAGCCTGACATTTACTGGCGTGTTTATTGCTTATATCCTCTTTGCCTTTTTTATTCATCACTTTTTAATTAAGCGTCTAAAAAAACTGAATGAGGAAGTCTATCTAAGAAGACGAAATAAAACGCAAGAGATCACCATATCAGGACAAGATGAGATTACTCAATTAGCTAAAAGCTTTCTAAAATATGCCCAGACAATAGAGCAACAAAAGACAACGCTACAAAGCATGACGCAACGGGATCAGCTCACTGGTATTGCCAATCGTAGAGCGTTTGATGCGTACTACACGCAAACAGCGAACTTATGTCAAAGGCAACAACAACCTTTAGCAATCATGCTGTTAGATGTCGATTATTTTAAAGCATTTAACGACAACTATGGGCATGTAGAAGGCGACCGTTGCTTACAACAAGTCGCGGCTCTGTTACAAAATCAAGTCCCTCGAAAATCCGATCTTGTTGCTCGTTACGGCGGAGAAGAATTTGTGATTCTTTTACCCAACACACCAGAAGAAGGGGTTCGAGTGGTCGCTGATAATATTCTGAATGCCTTTAATCATCGACGTATTCCACATCATTTCAGCCAGATAGAAAAGCATGTCACCATTAGCATTGGTATTGCGATCAGTCATCAGGAGGGGCAAGACCTGATCCCTCCGACCCTCAACGAAGCGGATCAAGCCTTATACCAAGCCAAAGGCGCTGGACGAAACTGCTGGAAACAATATACCCATAAACTCTAA
- a CDS encoding methyl-accepting chemotaxis protein: MRIHSIRLKMMSPIILLAVLLLGLFIFMQLLLKYESDAMKTQTQSYFEAIAVVLNADRDIYQARLAQAEMLTDYGDKANQQKTFDENAQQVYDRFYKYRKYLENEPQLLEPFKDFDQHYQQWVNRSKDVTRSYQSKLHIDNQLSALNPKFNALRNMLDQMEAELRRTVNNWKESDAPVEPIVMERYLNAIAKVLNADRDMYQARLAQQHILSNIGDYAENKKQFEENALQAITRFQAFQSLMKADPNYTNRYDEFNGIFTEWFNQSLVMLQSDEFKQTLDRYDTLTEADKAFDNIRDILDKAGETVRAHGRKMEQEVSETTERVQKVAMIVIMIGFIFAFTIGYLIPKKITTNVKNLSQRIKEISQGDGDLTARINSDSADELGDLSKEFDGFLDKLQSTIRIVKQKSAALGESTQQLDKVAHSVSGITKVLAESCDSIVTAANEMSMSTDQMANVASNTSEESNKASDSVEQGRQAITSSHTTIDSLVGNIENTMTKAEELEKNTQSIYSVLEVIRGISEQTNLLALNAAIEAARAGEFGRGFAVVADEVRTLATQTGESTNKIEEMINQFTQSVNDAFDAIKMSKDNASDAANNFDHVIAVFDALNTSLNAVRDLSEQTALSTNEQSEVSNEISKNLVNMKDQTDGVNDAAGNIRSQFTALNQLYHELDDQVSKFKV; this comes from the coding sequence ATGAGAATACACTCTATCCGATTAAAAATGATGTCTCCGATCATTTTATTAGCTGTACTACTTTTAGGGCTATTCATTTTTATGCAGCTATTACTGAAATACGAAAGTGATGCCATGAAAACACAAACGCAATCGTATTTTGAAGCGATTGCCGTGGTATTAAATGCGGATAGAGACATTTATCAAGCCCGTCTTGCGCAAGCAGAAATGCTCACCGATTACGGGGATAAAGCCAACCAACAAAAAACCTTCGATGAAAATGCTCAGCAGGTATATGACAGATTTTATAAATATCGCAAATACCTCGAAAACGAACCACAGTTACTCGAACCGTTTAAAGATTTTGATCAGCACTATCAACAGTGGGTCAACCGCAGTAAAGATGTCACGCGTAGCTATCAATCTAAACTGCATATTGATAATCAATTAAGCGCCTTAAATCCTAAATTTAATGCATTAAGAAACATGCTGGATCAAATGGAGGCCGAGCTACGCCGTACGGTTAATAATTGGAAAGAATCCGATGCCCCTGTCGAACCTATCGTAATGGAACGCTATTTAAACGCCATTGCCAAAGTGTTAAATGCCGATAGAGACATGTATCAAGCGAGACTCGCGCAGCAACACATTCTTTCAAATATTGGTGATTATGCAGAAAATAAAAAACAATTCGAAGAAAATGCGTTGCAAGCCATCACGCGCTTTCAAGCATTTCAATCGTTAATGAAAGCCGATCCCAATTACACCAATCGTTACGATGAGTTTAATGGCATTTTTACCGAGTGGTTTAACCAAAGCCTTGTCATGCTGCAATCGGATGAATTTAAACAAACGTTAGATCGCTATGACACGCTCACTGAAGCGGACAAAGCCTTTGATAATATTCGCGACATTTTAGACAAAGCGGGTGAAACGGTGCGCGCACATGGTCGAAAAATGGAGCAAGAAGTCTCTGAGACGACAGAACGTGTTCAAAAAGTTGCGATGATTGTCATCATGATCGGCTTTATCTTCGCATTTACGATTGGCTATCTTATTCCGAAAAAAATCACGACTAATGTTAAAAACTTATCGCAACGCATTAAAGAAATATCGCAAGGGGACGGCGATCTTACCGCACGTATCAATTCAGATTCTGCAGACGAGCTGGGGGACTTATCAAAAGAGTTTGATGGGTTCTTAGATAAGCTGCAAAGCACCATACGTATTGTGAAACAAAAAAGTGCGGCATTGGGTGAATCAACACAGCAATTGGATAAAGTGGCACACTCGGTGAGTGGCATCACGAAAGTATTAGCAGAATCTTGTGATTCGATTGTGACCGCCGCCAATGAGATGTCCATGTCGACAGACCAAATGGCCAATGTGGCGAGCAATACATCGGAAGAATCGAATAAAGCGTCTGATAGCGTTGAGCAGGGACGGCAAGCGATTACGTCCTCACACACCACCATTGATTCGTTGGTGGGTAATATTGAGAACACCATGACCAAAGCCGAAGAGCTCGAGAAGAATACCCAGTCTATCTACTCGGTGCTCGAAGTGATTCGCGGTATTTCTGAGCAAACCAATCTTTTGGCGTTGAATGCGGCCATAGAAGCGGCGCGCGCCGGAGAATTTGGCCGTGGATTTGCCGTGGTTGCCGATGAAGTACGGACGTTAGCAACGCAAACGGGTGAAAGTACCAATAAGATTGAAGAAATGATTAATCAATTTACACAAAGCGTTAACGATGCGTTTGATGCGATCAAAATGAGCAAAGATAATGCCAGCGATGCGGCAAATAACTTTGACCATGTGATTGCGGTATTTGACGCCTTGAATACCTCGCTCAACGCAGTACGTGATTTATCAGAACAAACCGCATTGTCGACGAACGAACAATCGGAAGTGTCCAATGAAATTAGTAAAAACCTAGTGAACATGAAAGATCAAACAGATGGCGTCAATGATGCGGCGGGTAACATTCGCTCGCAATTTACTGCATTGAACCAGCTATATCATGAACTCGATGATCAAGTATCTAAGTTCAAAGTATAA